The following DNA comes from Halorhabdus tiamatea SARL4B.
CGATGGTGACACTCGCGCTCCCGCTACTCTGGTAGCCCTCGGTCGCAAGAATCTGGTAGTCGTGGCTGCCCATGTTCAGCCCCACGCTCTCCCAGGCGTCGAAGTGGTTGCCAGTCGTGATCGTCCCGCTGGTCCGTGAGTTCTGCCGAATGGACCAGTACTGCGTGAACGTCGCCGTCCCCTCGATCGAGGGCTTCTCGACCCGTTCGGACGTGTAGATCTCGTACGTGGAGCCGTCTGTGGTGTGAGTCCCTTGATAGGAGTCACCCGGCTTGTAGCTCCCGTAGTCCTCGATGATGTAGTACTCCACCAGTGGGTCTGTCGTCCACCCGTACAAACACAGGTAGGAGTTACCCTGCGGGTTGTAATCGGCTGTATACTCGATGTCCCGGCGCGCACCGGTTTCCCAGCCTTTCCCACAGACGAAATTACCCGTATTCGACCAGTCGACGCTGTAACTCCCACCTGACTCCAGCGTCATTTCGACCGAGCCCTGGTCGTTGGTCCAGAACGAGTAGAAGTACCCGTCGTGCGTCCCCGTCTGATTCTCCGTGATGGCTGCGGCCGGACTCGCGAGGGATCCGACCCCAAGCCCTGTCGCGACGGTGGCCGCGGCCCCTTTGAGGTAGCTCCGACGGTCGAACTGTCCGAACAGGTCGTTCTCACTCGATTCCGCGTCGGGATTGCGATCCGAATCGTGTTTTCTCATAGTGTTTTACCAACAGACAGATACCCAGATTCTAACCATATAAATCATTCTATTTAGTCTGAATGACCAGACAGGACATATAGTTCGGCGAGTGGGTGGTGGTATCGGTTAGACAGCGGAGACGATCGACGCCAGGCGTTCGATCCCATCGAGAAGCCGCGGACTCGGCTGATTCAACAGCGAGTCGTCGATGACATGCACGGTCGCGTCGAGGTCCCACTCACGTTCGACTAGCGGCTGAGTCGACGGCTCGCCGGCCCCGCAGTGGTGGACGATCGCGACGGCTGGATCGGTCGCTTCGACGGTCTCCCGTTCGACCTCCCGGGAGCGTTCGCCGGGCTCGACGAACGGATAGCGGCCCCCGGCGACGCGGACGGCCTCGGGCACCCAGTTGCCGGCCGCCATCGGCGGATCGCCCCACTCCTCGCAGTAGACCACCGGCCGATCCTCACCGTCAGGTGTGCCAGCCCGGATCCGGTCGATCCGATCCCTGGCGCGTGCTTCGAGAGACTGCCCGCGGTCCGACAGCCCGATCGCGTCGCCGATCGTCCGGAAGGTCGTCAAGACGTCATCAAGCGTGACCGGTTCTGCGTGGGCCACGGTGAATCCACGGTCGCACAACTCCTCGCGCAGGTCGGCCTGGAGGTGATCGTTCGTGAGCACGAGGTCCGGATCGAGGTCGGCAAGTCGATCGAGATCAGGATTCAGCCAGCCGCCGAGGCGGGGGACGCCCTCGACTTCGCAATGGGCGGTGACGCCGACCAGCCGATCGCCCGCGTCGAGCGCCCGGACGATCGCGGTGGCACTCGGGGCCAGTGAGACGATTCGGTGCATGCACGTCCGTCCGGGCTCTGGGTATTAAAACGCCTGTCCGACAGTTTCGAGAGGCGCG
Coding sequences within:
- a CDS encoding helical backbone metal receptor; this encodes MHRIVSLAPSATAIVRALDAGDRLVGVTAHCEVEGVPRLGGWLNPDLDRLADLDPDLVLTNDHLQADLREELCDRGFTVAHAEPVTLDDVLTTFRTIGDAIGLSDRGQSLEARARDRIDRIRAGTPDGEDRPVVYCEEWGDPPMAAGNWVPEAVRVAGGRYPFVEPGERSREVERETVEATDPAVAIVHHCGAGEPSTQPLVEREWDLDATVHVIDDSLLNQPSPRLLDGIERLASIVSAV